In one window of Oryza sativa Japonica Group chromosome 9, ASM3414082v1 DNA:
- the LOC136351721 gene encoding uncharacterized protein yields MASAGGGGEKGIITGMITRPKLPEGAMILQTNQTLALSAAVSKEDQQDKAAQEKMADLHLGADPQNSTKQGPMAFTEGEIHDEEEDIVEVYIDEEEIKNTDKWTVLARFYSIRTPNQVALFEDMSRAWRLRSDMNYKSLRDNLFIIAFSNEGDFKFVTQGGPWLHRGDALLVAEFNGLTSPSNIPLEVVPIWIRIYDLPLVLMTKARGELYGSKFGRVREVDVEADGRNRHDFFRIRVDLPVTKPLKSKIAIRINVHGSEEIKRFDVRYERIPYFCFFCGFIGHSDKDCDKKGVNTAAPFRFSAELRCSPLKPFDRKVSRVKATNQSGASRRLVFRGAGSAGSSSSRKAQEEQWDEAIPQRADDHDGFETREKAGDVTIDEQLAHQTDKLNVSERAVQEGTGKGKALSSVEEKGKVGMVMAFQGEMIPAMKDLHLPASFGEESTEETSSAHKRRIPEQSGHKKVGRVQQALIEFGKNSDAGYKEQGDPLPKGRASKRSKKAGLDDAVLGDSEETSPGAAGQLAGPMMGQSVERMRRLRSRLGLRGFVGENCNGMSGGLALFWDESVFVEIKGINERYIDAYVRLSVNDPIWHVTFVYGEPRVEHRHRMWSMLNSIKQSSNLPWLVLGDFNETLWQFEHFSKKKRSEVQMQAFRDVLQTCELHDLGFKGLPYTYDNKREGINNVRVRLDRAVADDGWRDMFRSSQVEHLISPCSDHCPVVLKFCVDTNQPARRKCLHYEIFWEREAELVEVIDESWAASGDKSDLADISRALSQVMAKLHSWSRRKCKNVGREIEKGRKRLAELIESGADSRSIRSASDNLHELLYREEMLWLQRSRVNWLKEGDRNTRFFHSKAVWRAKKNRITKLKDREGTVHSTTAKLEDMATEYFKEVFSADPLLDQSKVTRLIQRKVSPAMNETLCSEFKEEEISNAMFQIGPLKAPGPDGFPARFYQRHWGFMKNDIVRAVKLFFDTGVMPEGVNDTAIVLIPKIEQPMELRDFRPISLCNVIYKVVSKCLVNRLRPILDELVSPCQSAFVLGRMITDNAILAFECFHSIQKNRKPESAACAYKLDLSKAYDRVDWGFLEQSLYKLGFAHHWVRWIMVCITTVRYSVKFNGTLLSTFAPSRGLRQGDPLSPFLFLFIADGLSLLLEDKVAQGALSPVKICRQAPGISHLLFADDTLLFFKADNVQAQAVKEVISDYASATGQLINPAKCSIMFGESSPLQTRDAIRVTLQIANSGFEDRYLGFPTPEGRMCKGKFQSLQERIWKRLIIWGENLLSSGGKEVLIKSVIQAIPVYVMGIFKLPESVCEELTKLTRNFWWGVEKGKRKTHWKSWECLTRPKSNGGLGFRDFRLFNQALLARQAWRLIVNPDSLCARVLKAKYFPNGSLVDTSFGGNASPVWKAIEYGLSLLKEGIIWRIGNGKSVRIWRDPWLPRDFSRRPITRKGNCRLKWVSDLLSENGAWDETRVNQVFLPVDAETICSIRVSSRQEDDFVAWHPDKHGKFSVRSAYGLACNLVNMETSSSSSSAGCKRMWNLIWQTNAPQKVRIFAWRAATNCLATMENKAKRKLEQSDICSVCGLEKEDTRHVLCRCPHARNLWGAMCEAGHISLNGGNLCNGPGWIFDQLEILSEYERTVFLLILWRIWFVRNEIVHGKQPPPIEASKRFLESYVKSLLEIRQHPLANVEKEKHVISFVKGKTNPARRPPEDKNQKWRKPCEGWMKVNVDGSFDAQTGSGGIGVVMRDWSGKVIFACCKHLPRCGSALESEILACKEGILLGLQWSLRQFVVETDCLMVMQMLESKEREMSEVAFLVKEATELLSGDREIQLQKIHRSQNSVSHLLANKGRCEGLSVFWLDDECSCISRLVLDDLSPE; encoded by the exons ATGGCTTCTGCTGGTGGTGGGGGCGAAAAAGGGATCATCACTGGGATGATTACCCGCCCGAAGCTGCCTGAAGGAGCCATGATCTTGCAAACGAATCAGACCCTGGCTTTGTCGGCGGCGGTGTCGAAGGAAGACCAACAGGATAAGGCTGCCCAGGAGAAGATGGCTGACTTGCATCTTGGAGCGGATCCTCAAAACAGTACCAAGCAGGGTCCAATGGCATTCACTGAAGGGGAGAtccacgacgaggaggaggacatcGTCGAGGTGTATATCGACGAGGAAGAGATTAAAAATACAGATAAGTGGACAGTTTTGGCTCGGTTCTATTCCATCAGAACTCCTAACCAAGTGGCTCTCTTTGAGGATATGAGTCGAGCGTGGAGACTCCGTTCAGATATGAATTATAAGTCACTAAGGGATAATCTCTTCATCATTGCCTTCAGCAATGAAGGTGATTTCAAGTTTGTCACTCAAGGAGGTCCATGGCTGCATAGGGGAGATGCCTTACTGGTTGCTGAATTTAATGGGCTGACTAGTCCGTCAAACATCCCATTAGAAGTGGTTCCAATCTGGATTAGAATCTATGATTTACCGTTAGTTCTGATGACAAAAGCTAGAGGTGAACTGTATGGCAGCAAATTCGGTAGGGTTCGGGAGGTTGATGTGGAAGCGGATGGCCGAAACAGACACGATTTCTTCCGTATCAGGGTGGATTTGCCGGTTACAAAACCTCTGAAATCGAAGATAGCTATTAGGATTAATGTGCATGGGAGTGAGGAGATCAAGAGGTTTGATGTCAGATATGAGCGGATTCCATATTTTTGCTTCTTCTGTGGCTTTATTGGGCATTCAGATAAAGATTGCGATAAGAAGGGTGTGAATACTGCTGCTCCGTTCCGTTTTTCTGCTGAACTGCGTTGCTCACCACTGAAGCCTTTCGACAGGAAAGTTAGCAGAGTTAAGGCAACTAATCAATCAGGTGCTTCACGGAGGCTGGTGTTTCGGGGCGCGGGGAGTGCAGGCTCTTCATCATCAAGGAAGGCCCAGGAAGAACAGTGGGATGAGGCTATTCCTCAGAGAGCTGATGATCATGATGGTTTTGAAACAAGAGAAAAGGCAGGGGACGTCACAATAGATGAACAACTTGCACACCAAACAGATAAGTTAAATGTCTCTGAGAGGGCAGTCCAGGAAGGGACAGGTAAAGGGAAGGCTCTGTCAAGCGTGGAGGAAAAAGGCAAAGTTGGCATGGTCATGGCGTTCCAGGGAGAGATGATTCCGGCAATGAAGGATCTGCATCTCCCTGCTTCGTTTGGGGAGGAATCAACAGAAGAGACATCAAGTGCACACAAGAGAAGGATTCCTGAGCAGAGTGGGCACAAGAAGGTTGGCAGGGTTCAACAAGCTCTAATCGAGTTTGGGAAGAACTCAGATGCAGGATATAAGGAGCAGGGCGATCCTCTACCCAAGGGCAGGGCCTCGAAGAGATCAAAGAAAGCAGGCCTGGATGATGCGGTTTTGGGAGATTCGGAAGAAACCAGCCCCGGGGCTGCTGGTCAACTGGCGGGTCCTATGATGG GTCAAAGTGTGGAAAGGATGAGACGTCTTCGAAGTAGATTGGGCCTTAGAGGTTTTGTGGGTGAGAATTGTAATGGTATGAGTGGAGGTCTTGCTTTGTTTTGGGATGAGTCTGTCTTTGTGGAAATCAAAGGAATAAATGAAAGATATATTGATGCGTATGTGCGTTTGTCTGTGAATGATCCAATCTGGCATGTCACTTTTGTTTATGGTGAACCAAGAGTTGAACACAGACATAGAATGTGGTCTATGCTCAATTCGATCAAACAATCCTCCAACCTTCCATGGCTAGTTTTGGGGGACTTTAATGAGACTCTTTGGCAATTTGAGCACTTTTCAAAGAAAAAACGAAGTGAAGTTCAGATGCAGGCTTTTCGTGACGTGTTACAAACCTGTGAGCTGCATGATCTAGGCTTCAAAGGTTTGCCATATACGTATGATAATAAGAGGGAAGGTATTAATAATGTTAGAGTGAGACTTGACCGGGCTGTGGCAGATGATGGATGGCGTGATATGTTCAGGAGCTCCCAAGTGGAACACCTGATCTCCCCCTGTTCTGACCATTGTCCTGTTGTCTTGAAATTTTGTGTTGATACAAACCAGCCAGCGAGGAGGAAGTGCCTACACTATGAGATTTTCTGGGAACGGGAGGCAGAGCTTGTGGAGGTGATAGATGAGTCATGGGCTGCTTCGGGTGATAAATCAGATTTGGCAGACATCAGTAGAGCCCTGAGTCAGGTAATGGCGAAGCTGCACAGTTGGAGTAGGAGGAAGTGTAAAAATGTTGGCCGGGAAATCgaaaaagggaggaagaggCTAGCAGAACTGATAGAATCAGGTGCAGATAGTAGAAGTATTCGAAGTGCCTCAGATAACCTGCATGAACTTCTGTACCGAGAAGAAATGTTATGGTTGCAGAGGTCACGAGTTAATTGGTTGAAAGAAGGCGATCGTAATACGCGATTCTTTCACAGTAAGGCAGTTTGGCGGGCAAAAAAGAATAGAATAACAAAATTGAAAGATAGGGAGGGTACTGTTCATAGTACGACAGCGAAATTAGAAGATATGGCTACAGAATACTTTAAAGAAGTTTTTTCGGCCGATCCCTTGCTTGATCAGTCCAAGGTTACCCGGTTGATTCAGAGGAAGGTTTCACCAGCTATGAATGAGACATTATGTTCTGAGTTCAAGGAAGAAGAAATTTCCAATGCCATGTTTCAGATTGGTCCCCTCAAGGCCCCAGGTCCGGATGGATTCCCGGCTCGGTTCTATCAACGACATTGGGGTTTTATGAAGAATGACATTGTTAGGGCAGTTAAGCTGTTTTTTGATACCGGGGTCATGCCTGAAGGAGTCAACGATACAGCGATCGTGCTTATCCCGAAAATTGAGCAACCTATGGAACTTCGGGATTTTCGTCCCATTAGTCTTTGTAACGTCATTTACAAAGTTGTATCGAAATGTCTCGTCAATAGACTGAGACCTATCCTGGATGAGTTGGTTTCGCCTTGCCAAAGTGCGTTTGTTCTGGGTCGGATGATCACAGATAATGCGATTCTGGCTTTTGAATGTTTTCACTCTATACAAAAGAATAGAAAGCCTGAGAGCGCTGCTTGTGCTTATAAGCTTGATCTTTCAAAGGCTTATGATCGGGTGGATTGGGGTTTTTTGGAGCAGTCTCTGTATAAGCTGGGTTTCGCTCACCACTGGGTTAGATGGATAATGGTTTGTATAACCACGGTGAGATACTCTGTCAAATTCAATGGAACTCTGCTCTCTACTTTTGCTCCATCGCGAGGTCTTCGTCAGGGAGACCCGCTATCCCCCTTTCTATTTCTGTTCATAGCCGATGGACTATCATTGCTGTTGGAAGACAAAGTGGCTCAGGGAGCTCTCTCGCCAGTGAAGATTTGTAGGCAAGCCCCGGGGATTTCACACTTGCTTTTTGCTGATGACACACTTTTGTTTTTCAAAGCTGATAACGTTCAAGCCCAGGCTGTCAAAGAGGTCATTTCTGATTATGCTTCAGCAACAGGCCAACTCATAAACCCGGCAAAGTGCTCAATCATGTTTGGGGAATCCTCTCCGCTGCAGACTCGGGATGCTATTAGAGTGACCTTGCAAATAGCTAATTCTGGCTTTGAGGACAGATACTTGGGCTTCCCAACCCCTGAAGGAAGAATGTGCAAAGGGAAATTCCAAAGCTTACAGGAaagaatctggaaaaggctTATTATCTGGGGCGAAAACCTGTTGTCGAGTGGCGGGAAGGAGGTGCTTATAAAATCTGTTATCCAGGCTATTCCGGTATATGTGATGGGCATCTTTAAGCTACCGGAGTCAGTATGTGAGGAGTTAACCAAGTTAACACGGAATTTTTGGTGGGGTgtagaaaaggggaaaaggaaaacACATTGGAAATCCTGGGAGTGTTTAACTCGGCCGAAGAGCAACGGGGGCCTGGGTTTTAGAGATTTTCGTCTCTTCAACCAAGCACTTCTAGCACGGCAGGCCTGGCGGCTCATTGTTAATCCTGACAGTCTATGTGCAAGGGTACTCAAGGCAAAATATTTTCCAAATGGTTCCCTTGTGgatacaagttttggaggaaatgcCTCCCCGGTGTGGAAAGCAATTGAGTATGGGCTGTCACTTCTTAAGGAAGGAATTATATGGAGAATCGGGAATGGGAAGTCAGTGCGCATTTGGAGAGACCCTTGGTTGCCAAGGGATTTTTCCAGACGGCCAATCACACGCAAAGGTAACTGCAGACTAAAATGGGTTTCGGATCTGCTGTCAGAAAATGGTGCCTGGGATGAAACCAGAGTAAACCAGGTGTTTCTACCTGTTGATGCTGAAACAATATGCAGCATCCGGGTCTCTTCACGGCAAGAAGATGACTTTGTAGCATGGCACCCGGATAAACATGGCAAATTTTCAGTAAGGAGCGCATATGGGCTCGCTTGTAACCTTGTTAATATGGAGACCAGTTCCAGTTCTTCTTCCGCTGGATGCAAAAGAATGTGGAATCTTATATGGCAGACCAATGCCCCCCAAAAGGTCAGAATTTTTGCATGGAGAGCAGCCACCAATTGTTTAGCCACAATGGAGAATAAAGCAAAGCGGAAGCTGGAGCAATCTGATATATGTTCAGTGTGTGGTTTAGAAAAGGAAGACACCAGGCATGTGTTGTGCAGATGTCCTCACGCCAGGAACCTATGGGGGGCCATGTGTGAGGCGGGTCATATATCCCTAAATGGGGGTAATCTGTGCAATGGCCCAGGTTGGATTTTTGATCAATTGGAAATCCTGTCGGAGTATGAGCGAACTGTGTTCCTGTTGATTCTATGGAGGATTTGGTTTGTCCGGAATGAGATCGTCCATGGGAAGCAACCACCCCCTATAGAAGCTTCCAAGCGTTTCCTGGAGAGCTATGTAAAGTCACTGTTGGAGATCCGGCAACATCCTCTAGCGAATGTAGAGAAGGAGAAGCATGTTATTTCCTTTGTTAAGGGGAAAACCAATCCAGCCAGGCGACCTCCTGAGGATAAAAACCAAAAATGGAGGAAACCGTGTGAGGGGTGGATGAAAGTTAATGTTGATGGCTCCTTTGATGCGCAGACTGGGAGTGGAGGTATTGGCGTGGTTATGCGGGACTGGAGCGGGAAGGTAATTTTCGCCTGTTGCAAACACCTGCCTCGGTGTGGCAGTGCTCTGGAATCAGAAATTTTAGCTTGCAAGGAGGGCATTCTCCTGGGACTCCAATGGTCGCTTAGACAGTTTGTAGTGGAGACGGATTGCTTGATGGTGATGCAGATGCTCGAATCAAAGGAGAGGGAAATGTCTGAGGTAGCTTTTTTGGTGAAAGAAGCTACAGAACTGTTATCCGGTGATAGGGAGATTCAGCTCCAGAAAATTCATCGCAGCCAAAATTCAGTCAGTCATTTATTAGCAAATAAAGGCCGTTGTGAGGGCTTGTCTGTATTTTGGTTAGATGATGAATGCTCTTGTATTTCTCGTCTTGTTTTGGACGATTTAAGTCCGGAGTAA